CAGGCTCTGGTCGAGATCGCCCGACAGGCCGGCAGCATTCACGCCGCGTGCGGTGAGCTGCTCGACCAGCGTGGTACAGGCGGCACGGGTACGCACGAAGACGATCGCCCCATCCACCGGCTCGACCTCGAGGATGCGTGACAGCGCTTCCAGCTTGGCGCCGCCTTCGACGCGCACCATGCGCTGCTCGATACTGGCGGCAGTGCCGACGCTCGCCTCGATGACCACCTTGACCGGGTCGACCAGGTAGCGATTGACGATACGCTCGATCTCCGTCGGCAGCGTGGCCGAGAAGAACACCCGCTGGGCATCCTTGGGGGTATCGGCAACGACGCGCTTGACGTCGTCGATGAAGCCCATGCGCAGCATCTCGTCGGCTTCATCCAGCACCAGGGCGGAAAGGCCGTCGAGCTTGAGGCTGCCGCGATCGAGGTGATCAATCACCCGACCGGGTGTACCGACTACGACCTGCGCGCCGCGCTTGAGGGCGCCGAGCTGCTCGCGGTACTCCTGACCGCCGCACAGGGTCGCAACTTCGAGACCCTTGAGGTTCTGGCCATACTTGCTGAACGACACGGCCACCTGCTGGGCCAGCTCGCGGGTCGGTGCCAGTACCAGCACCTGGGGCTCGCGACGCGAAAGCTCGAGGCGCGAAAGAATCGGCAAGGCAAACGCGGCGGTCTTGCCGGTGCCGGTCTGGGCCTGGCCCAGCATGTCGCGCCCTTCCATCAGCGCGGGAATGGTCTGCGCCTGGATCGGCGAAGGAGTTTCATAGCCCAGTGTTTCGAGGGCAGAAAGCACGGCAGGCAGCAGTGCCAGTTCGCCGAAGCTCGGCGAGGCGACAGAAGTCGAGGTCATTAATCACACCTTGGTAGGCCGGTCATTACCGGCAACAGAGTTTTGTGGCGCCCCTGACGCGAAATACGCGAGTTCGACGGTCATGATCGAAGCTGCCCCTGGGCAGAACCGTCGGCGGAGTCTGGGACGCCGGTCGCACCTGGCATCCGGTTCGCGTACTCATCCCCAGCCTGGCTGGGTCGAACCGCGCTATCGGCTGGGCATGAAATGCCCGGATAACGCTCGGCGAACCGCTGTGGCGACCGTTTGCGCTGTGCTCGTTCGATGAACGTGTGCACTGTAGCGCTCCATCTACATATCCAGACGCGGCAGCAATGCTTGCCTGGCGTCTTGCAAAGCGTCGTCTGATTTCGCTGTCGGTCATCATGCCGACAACGGGGACGATCCATTACGATGGTGGGGTCAACACATGCGAGGAGCGCGCATGCTACCATCGTCGACCTACTCTTGCCAACCTTTTCTGGAGCTGCCATGCCCACGCTGTGGATCGATGCCGATGCCTGCCCGAAGGTCGCGCGCGACATCATCGTCCGCGCCGCCGAGCGCACTCGCACCTCGACCTGGTTCGTTGCCAACCATCAAGTGCCGCTGCCCTCCTCGCAGTGGGTCAAGCCGCTGGCGGTGGCCAGCGGCTTCGATGCTGCCGACAACGAGATCGTCGCCCGAATAGAAGAAGGAGACCTGCTGATCAGCTCCGACCTGCCGCTGGCCCTGGAGGCCATCGACAAGGGTGCCGAGGTGATGACCAATCGCGGCGAGATCCTCGACAGGAACAACATTCGCGCACGGGTGCAAATGAGGGATTTCATGGAGACGCTGCGCGCTAGCGGTGAGCATACCGGAGGTCCCAAAGGCTACTCCGATACTGATCGCCGCGAATTCGCCAACGCACTTGATCGGTGGCTGGCTAGACGTAACGCTTAATCCTTCTCTCGCACACCCCACCCCGGCAGCCGCTCGCGATCGTGCGGGCGAGTGAAATCGAGCTGCGGCCCCTTGGGCACGATGCGGGTGGGATTGATGGAGTCGTGGCTGAAGTAGTAGTGACGCTTGATGTGATCCAGGTTCACCGTCTCCGCCATACCCGGCCATTGATAGAGTTCGCGCAGGTAGTGAGAGAGGTTGGGATACTCCTCGATGCGCCTGAAGTTGCACTTGAAGTGGCCGTAATAGACAGCATCGAAACGCACCAAGGTGGTGAAGAGCCGGATGTCGGCCTCGGTCAGCCACTCCCCCGCCAGGTAACGCTGCCTGCCCAGACGTACTTCGACCCGATCGAGCGCCTCGAACAGCGCTGTCACGTGCTTCTCATAGACATTCTGATCGGTGGCGAAGCCGCTCTTGTAGACGCCGTTGTTGATGTTGTCGTAGACATCGGCATTGACCGCATCGATCTCCTCGCGCAGCACCTCGGGGTAGAAGTCGAGGCGATTGCCCGTCAGTTCGTCGAAGGCGCCGTTGAGCATGCGCAACAGCTCGGCAGATTCGTTGTTGACGATGCGTCCCTGCTGCTTGTCCCATAGCGCGGGTACCGTCACGCGCCCGGTGTAGTCGGCATTGGTCAGGGTGTAGAGCTGATGATGAAACTCCACGCCATTGACCGGATCGCCACTCGAGCCCTCGTCCACTTTGTAGCTCCAGCCCTGATCGAGCATCAAGGGGCTGACATGGGAGACTCCGATCAGATCATCCAACCCCTTGAGCTTGCGCATGATCAGCGTGCGATGCGCCCAGGGACAAGCCAGCGAGACATAGAGATGGTAGCGTCCCGCCTCGGCGGGTAGTCCCGGCTGGCCCTGCGGCCCCGGCTGGCCGCCGCGCGTCACCCAATCACGCAGCTTGGCGGATTCACGCACGAACTCACCGCCATGCTTGCTGGTGTCATACCACTGGTCGTGCCACTGACCGTCGATCAATAGTCCCATCGGGTCGCTCCTGATTCGAGGATATGCGCCTAGCCTAGACCGCCAGGCACATGTCTCAAGCGCAACATTTCCTCTCAACCATTCGATTCGCTCGAAGTGCCCACTTGCGGGCAACAGGCGGTAACCGCCTCGCACAGTGCCGCCGCCATGGCGTGGGTGGCGGGGCCGGCCCGATCACGATCACGAAAGATCAATTGCATCGGCACTTCCCGCACCCCACCGGCAGAGAGCGGCAATGGCGCCAGGCGGCTCGTCTGCAACGACTCGCGGATCAACGTTTCGGGCACCCAGGCGAACCCCAGGCCACGCTCGAGCATGCCCACCGACGTGGCCAGGTGGCTCACCGTCCAGCGCTGCTCGGCCTTGAGCCAGCCGGCATCCACTGCCTGTCGCAGCGCGGAATCCCTGACCACCAGCTGACGATGTTGCTCCAGGTCGCGCAGATCCAGCTCGCGCCCCAGTCGATGCAGCGCGTGGTCGGAGTGCGCCACGCACAGAAAGCGCACCGTCGCCAACCCCTCACCCAGAAATCCTTGGGCGGCGAGCCCTGACACCACCAGGTCGGCTCGTCCGTCGTAGAGCATCTCGATACCGCCATTGAGCACCGTCTCGTGCAGCTGTACGCGAACATGCGGATAGGCATCGGAAAAGGTGCTCAAGGCGTGCGCCAGGGCGTCGGTCGGGAACAGCTGATCGACGGCCAGTACCACTTCAGCCTCGAGCCCCTCGGCCAGGCTTCCGGCCACATCCTCAAGCGCCGCCGCACTCTCCAGCAGCTGACGAGCACGTCGCAACAGCAGCTCACCCGCTTCGGTAAGCCGGACCTGACGCCCAACCGGTTCCAGCACCTTGATGCCCAGCTGCTCCTCAAGCTTGTGCACTGCATGATTGAGCGTGGAAGGACTCTTGTGAACGACTTCCGAGGCTCGCGCGAAGCCGCCATGATCGACAACGGCGGCCAGCATCTGCCATTGCGCCAGGGTGACACGGGACATTTCGATTTCCTCGCATGATGAAAGCAAAACTATGCGCTTTCTGCTCACCCCCTGCATCACCGACAATGCCTGGCATCGGCAACGAGCCTTCAACGGAGCAATCGCCATGCCAATCGATCAGCCGCTTCGCCGCATCACCTCGGCAATCAAAAGTCAACCCAGCCAGGATGGCGACGGCGTCAAGATCAAGCGGGTCCATGACTTCGCTGGGGGTCTCGATCCGTTCCTGATGATCGACGAGCTGGGATCGGATCGCCCCGACGACTACCTGGGCGGGTTTCCCAACCATCCGCACCGCGGCATCCAGACGCTCACCTATGTGATCCACGGCGGTCTTACCCATGAGGACCATCTTGGCCACTCGAGCACCATCGAGGCCGGCGACGCTCAGTGGATGCACACCGGACGCGGTATCATCCATTCGGAAATGCCGCTCACCGATCGCCATGGGTTGCAAGCCTTTCAGCTATGGCTGAACCTGGCAGCCGACGAGAAGCTGAGCGAAGCGCGCTATCGCGATGTTCGTGCTGCCGAAATGCCGCACCTAGAAACCGATCTTGCTCGCCTGGTGGCGATTGGAGGAGCATGGCGGCTGGGCGATCGGCAGGTGGTCGGGCCGCTGGATGCGCTGGCAGGCAATGGCGCCGCCGCGCACGTGATGCTAACGCCCAAGGGCGAACTCACCGTTGAGCAGACATCGCCCACGCTGCTGGTGTATGTCTTCAAAGGCTCGCTCACCATCGCTGGCGACGACGTAGCCCAGGGCCACCTGGCGCGTCTTGGCGAAGGCGAGACGCTGTATCTGGCTAGTGACGAAGGCGCCGAGGCACTGCTGCTGGCTGGCCACCCACACCATGAGCCCATCGCGCACTATGGTCCCTTCGTGATGAACAGCCGGGCCGAAATCGAACAGGCACTCAACGACTACCGTGAAGGCACGTTCACCGACTGATGCTCTAGCACCGCTGTTAAAAGCCAAATAACCTTATAAATTACAGCCTATTCGTTTTTTCTTATTCTCCGATCGCGCCAAAGCCCTGCGCCAGCAGGGTTTTTGGCCGCTTTCTGTATGGACGTACAGACTAGGCATACCCCTTAGCATGGGTTAAGGTTCGTAGGCCTTTTCACGTTCATCCTACAAGTACGGCATTTCATCATGTTGCGAATCCTTCATTCGCTACCCCGCACACACAAGTTACTTCTGTTACCGGTCGCCACCATGGTTACCGTGCTGGGTACGCAAAAGATTTTTACCTCCCTCGATAATAGCTCTGTCGATAGCGTTGCCTCCGGGTCGAACTCCGTTACGCTCGATATCGATGCCAGCGACACTGTTTCGATGGAGTTGATCAAAGACCCCATGGCGGAAGCGGTGCAACTGGCATCAAGGGCGCTGGATGCCACCCGCGAACACGTCCCGATTGCCGAACTCATCGTGCAGGACCTGATCGATATCCGCCCGATCGCCCTGGCTCATGCCGAGAACTCGCCCCCGGAAGCCTTCGCCGGCGAGGGTGACTCGGAACGCGACACCGTACTAGCCTCGACGGAAGCTCTCGAGCCCCCCGCCACCGAGACCGAAGTCGAACTCTCTCCCCGAGCGAAACGCCTGGATGACGATGTCCTGCATCTCGTGCTCCAGCTCGCCAATCCTGATGCTCACGACGCCGATTACGACCTGGCCGGCGGCACCTCCTACGACGACTTCTCCTCCGATCCGCTACTGCTGTTCGACGATAGCGAAGTCTATTTCGAGGAGGAGTTGTTCGCGAAACGCGAGTTCGTGCCGGAGTGGGAAACCTACACGGTACAGCAGGGCGACACCTTTGCAGTGACCGCTCAGCAAACCCTGGGGCTGGGTTATAGCGAAGTACTGAGACTGCTCGAGAACATGCCCGACCAGAACGTACTGACGCGCTGGCGAGCCGGACACAATTTCGACTATCAACTCAACGAGGCGGGCGAGCTGGCGGCACTGCGCGTCATGCGCAATGCCCGCAGCGGTTACCTGATCGAGCGCACCGAAGGCGACTTCGAGGTCTCCAGCATCGAGAAGGCCGGTGAAGCGACCCAACGCCTATTCGCCGGTACGGTGAGTGGCAGCTTTGGCCGCTCCGCCGAAGCGACCGGCCTCTCCTCTTCCGAAGTCGCCGAACTCTCCAAGCTGCTCGAGAAGAAGCTCGATTTCCGCCGTGATACGCGGCGTGGCGACCGCTTCCAGGTACTGATCGAGGCGGATGTCATCGATGGCCAGAATCTCGATTCCCGGGTACTTGCCGTACAGTACGAAGGGGCGCGCATGGATCTGACGGTAGTACGCAACAGCGCGGATAACCGTTTCTATACGCCAGATGGCGCCAGCCTCGATCCGGCCTTCAACCGCTATCCGTTCAATGGCAGCTATCGGCAAAGCTCATCGTTCAACCTGCGTCGCAAGCATCCGGTCACAGGGCGCGTCAGCCCCCACTACGGTACCGACTTCGCCATGCCCATCGGTACGCCGGTCAACGCCCCCGCCGATGGCCATATCGAGAAGGTCGGCAACCACCCGCTGGCGGGTCGCTTCGTGGTGATACGCCACGACAATGGCTACCGCACTCGCTACCTGCACCTCTCGCAGCCCCAGGTCACGCGTGGCGAACGCGTCAGCATGGGCGAGCAGATTGCCCTTTCCGGCAATACCGGGCGCAGCACCGGGCCGCATCTGCACTATGAGGTGATCGTCAACGATAACCAAGTGGACCCGATGCGCGTCGAACTGCCCGAGAACCAGAGCCTTCAGGGCGATGCCCTGGCCGCGTTCAAGCGTGAGTCGGAACGCCTGCTGGCCACGCTCGAGAATGGCGCCGAGAGTGGTACCGTCATCGCAAGCACCGGCAATCGCAACCAAGTGCCGCCACGCCAGCGCTGACGCTTGGTGTGGTATGCCTAACGACAATGCACCGCTCATGGCGGTGCATTGTCGTTTCTGCGTTGAGGATTCGACGTTGTAGCGGCGGCTACGGCTGCGGCTCGACATCGATCGCCGTCGCCGCCACCATCCCGCTCGATTGTGCCAGAAGGTGACTGGCGATGAAGTAGGTCACCCCGCCCAGGAGGGAGCCGGTAAACCAGCCGTAATCGTAGAACCAGTTCATGGTGCCGGTCATCAGCGACAGCAGGGTCAATGCCACCGGGAGGCCGAAGGCGATGAAGCCAGCCGGGTTCACGGCGGGATAGGCACGGTTGTCCAGATAGAGGCTCGGCACATCCAGCTGCTGACGCTTGATCAGGAAGTAGTCCACCGCCATGATGCCGGCGATCGGGCCAAGCAGGCTGGAGTAGCCTAGCAGCCAGTTGGAGTACATGCTCTCGAGCGACACGCCGGCGGTGATGATGCCGGCCGTCTGCATCAGGTCGTATGCCATCAGCAGTACGCCGATCGCTCCAGTGATCAGTACACCACGGGTCTGGTTGATCAGCTTCGGTGCCACGTTCTGGAAGTCGTTGGTGGGCGAGACGATATTGGCCGCGGTATTGGTCGACAGGGTCGCCACGATGATCAGGATCATGGCGATACTGACCCAGAACGGGTTGTCGATCAGGCCGATCAGGTTGACCGGATCGGCAACGGTCTGGCCGACCAGCGAGGCGGAGGCCGCCGTCATCACCACGCCGAGCGCCGCGAAGAAGAACATCGTCAGCGGTAGGCCGATCACCTGCCCGACGATCTGATCCTTCTGGCTCCTGGCGAAACGGCTGAAGTCGGGAATGTTCAATGAGAGCGTGGCCCAGAATCCCACCATGGCTGTAAGCCCGGCGAAGAAGTAGCCATAGACCGGTGCCCCTTCAGGCCGCGACGGCGGCTGCGCCAGCAGCTCGCTCATCGACATGTGCGGCCAGGCCCAGAACATCAGCCCCACTGCCACCGCCAGCAGCAGCGGTGCAGCCAGCGTCTCCAGCCACTTGATCGACTCCGCGCCACGAATCACCACATAGAGATTCATCGCACCGAACAGGAAGAAGCCGATCACCTCGCCAACGCCGCCGAGCGCCTGCCAAGGCGGAAAGATCGCTGACATCAGCAGGTGCAGTGCCAGGCCGCCAAACATGGTCTGGATGCCGAACCAGCCGCAGCCGACCAGCGCACGGATCAGGCACGGCACGTTGGAGCCGAGAATGCCGAACGACGAGCGCAGTACCACCGGGAAGGGAATGCCGAACTTGGTTCCAGGAAAGGCGTTCAAGGTAAGCGGAATCAACACCACGATATTGGCCAGCAGAATGGCGAACAACGCCTCGCCGACACTCAACCCGAAGTAGGCGGTAAGCACGCCGCCAAGCGTATAGGTCGGCACGCAGATCGACATGCCCACCCACAGCGCGGCGATATTCCACTTCGTCCAGGTTCGCTCGCTGGCCTTGGTCGGGGCGATGTCATTATTGAAGCGAGGGCTTTGCCGTACATCCTCCCCCTCCTCCAACTCGATCAGGCCTTGCCTGTTCAACATGCGTGAACTCTTTTCAGTCATTGTTATTCTCCTCGTCGATGATGATTCACGACGCCTTTTTTGCGACGTTTCAAATATGACGCAATAAGCATGCCCATCCACGCACATGCATTGGACGATCAAAGGCATCGGTCGCGACAACTTTCCTGATTTATCGACAAGCTCATGATTAATTTTAAAAACTGTCATTCAAGACAGGATACAACAGAAGAATCCTGAAGTTCATGAGGCGAATAAATCCGGAAATTTTTCGCTAACATGCATCCTAGACTCAAAATAAATTGGTGCAAGATAAACGCTAAAAGGGACTCTAACAGGCCACGATGCCATCCATAACCAATTATTTTATAAATAAAAATAACCAAACTACCAACGATCACCAATTGAGTGCAGCATCTCACCAAAGTGGTGTAACTACGATTATCTCAACCATTAGCCTTTCAATTACAATAACTTACTACAGCCAATAAAAAAACTTGCATCAATGATATGAACGGGTCTAGCTTTCAAAAACTGTCTTCAAGGTCAGCTTTAGGGGCAAGGGATCAAGCCTCCGTGGTCCCGATAACAAACACAACAAACGAGGAAGTCACTGTGCAAAAAATGAAGATCGGCCTCATTCAGATGGGGCTTAAAGCCAGTACCGACATGTCTCCCGAGGCGATACGCGATGCCATGAACGAGGCGCACCTGCCATTGATCCAGCAGGCAGCCGATGCTGGTGTGCAGGTGCTCTGCTTCCAGGAAGTCTTCAATCAGCCCTACTTCTGCCCTAGCCAGGACGCCAAATGGTATGCCGCCGCCGAACGCGTACCTGAAGGCCCCACTTGCCAGTTGATGCAGAAGCTCGCCGTCAAGCATCGCATGGTGGTCATCGTGCCGGTCTATGAAGAGACTGAAACCGGCATCTACTACAACACCGCTGCGGTGTTCGATGCCGACGGCAGCTACCTCGGCAAGTACCACAAGACGCACATCCCGCAGGTCGCCGGTTTCTGGGAGAAGTTCTTCTTCAAGCCCGGCAAGTCCGAGTGGCCGGTATTCGATACCGCCTACGGCAAGATCGGCGTCTACATCTGCTACGACCGGCACTTCCCCGAGGGGTGGCGGGCGCTCGCCCTGAATGGCGCCGAAGTGATCTTCAACCCCTCCGCCACCGTGGCCGGTCTTTCGCAGTATCTGTGGGAGCTCGAGCAACCCGCTTCCGCCGCTGCCAATGGCTGTTTCATCGCCGCCATCAACCGGGTTGGCAGCGAGGCGCCGTGGAACATTGGCGAGTTCTACGGCTCCTCTTATATCGTCAATCCCCGCGGCAAGATCGAGGCCCAGGCCAGCGACAAGGAGGATGAGCTGCTGATCCACGAGATCGACCTGGATATGGTGCGCGAGGTGCGCAACAACTGGCAGTTTTTCCGCGATCGACGCCCCGAGACCTATACCCGTCTCACCGATGGCGAGTGACCTCGAGCCAACCCATAACGACAAGCGAGAAAGATCATGACCCTACTGATCCGGGGCGGCACCGTCGTTACCCATGACGAGTCCTATCGCGCCGATATCCTGTGCGAGGATGGCAAGATCCAGGCGATCGGCACCAACCTCGAGACGCCGGCCGATTGCGAGGTGATCGACGCCGGTGGCATGTACGTTATGCCCGGCGGTATCGATCCGCACACCCATATGCAGCTGCCCTTCATGGGCACCGTGGCAAGCGAGGATTTCTATACCGGCACCGCCGCGGGGCTTGCCGGCGGCACCACCACGATCATCGACTTCGTGA
This DNA window, taken from Halomonas sp. TA22, encodes the following:
- a CDS encoding DEAD/DEAH box helicase, with the translated sequence MTSTSVASPSFGELALLPAVLSALETLGYETPSPIQAQTIPALMEGRDMLGQAQTGTGKTAAFALPILSRLELSRREPQVLVLAPTRELAQQVAVSFSKYGQNLKGLEVATLCGGQEYREQLGALKRGAQVVVGTPGRVIDHLDRGSLKLDGLSALVLDEADEMLRMGFIDDVKRVVADTPKDAQRVFFSATLPTEIERIVNRYLVDPVKVVIEASVGTAASIEQRMVRVEGGAKLEALSRILEVEPVDGAIVFVRTRAACTTLVEQLTARGVNAAGLSGDLDQSLRERTITRLKRGKVDVLIATDVAARGLDVARITHVINYDLPQDSEAYTHRIGRTGRAGRTGIAITFAGARETRKLRWMEQATGQHMSDMPVPDEKTIRAHRDEAFHARVVGALTSGADEQRALIERLVAEGHDPIELACAFAAMARADEAPIGRMPAPRAERSSDRAPRDDKPRRRDSAPREGMTRYRVSVGHKDGVKPGQLVGALANEGGIEGARIGRIDIRNAFSVVELPSSLPASILAKMARARVAGRPLEISEDSGAPERAPRRRNDDDAPIRRRTSA
- a CDS encoding YaiI/YqxD family protein translates to MPTLWIDADACPKVARDIIVRAAERTRTSTWFVANHQVPLPSSQWVKPLAVASGFDAADNEIVARIEEGDLLISSDLPLALEAIDKGAEVMTNRGEILDRNNIRARVQMRDFMETLRASGEHTGGPKGYSDTDRREFANALDRWLARRNA
- a CDS encoding glutathione S-transferase family protein, with protein sequence MGLLIDGQWHDQWYDTSKHGGEFVRESAKLRDWVTRGGQPGPQGQPGLPAEAGRYHLYVSLACPWAHRTLIMRKLKGLDDLIGVSHVSPLMLDQGWSYKVDEGSSGDPVNGVEFHHQLYTLTNADYTGRVTVPALWDKQQGRIVNNESAELLRMLNGAFDELTGNRLDFYPEVLREEIDAVNADVYDNINNGVYKSGFATDQNVYEKHVTALFEALDRVEVRLGRQRYLAGEWLTEADIRLFTTLVRFDAVYYGHFKCNFRRIEEYPNLSHYLRELYQWPGMAETVNLDHIKRHYYFSHDSINPTRIVPKGPQLDFTRPHDRERLPGWGVREKD
- a CDS encoding LysR family transcriptional regulator — its product is MSRVTLAQWQMLAAVVDHGGFARASEVVHKSPSTLNHAVHKLEEQLGIKVLEPVGRQVRLTEAGELLLRRARQLLESAAALEDVAGSLAEGLEAEVVLAVDQLFPTDALAHALSTFSDAYPHVRVQLHETVLNGGIEMLYDGRADLVVSGLAAQGFLGEGLATVRFLCVAHSDHALHRLGRELDLRDLEQHRQLVVRDSALRQAVDAGWLKAEQRWTVSHLATSVGMLERGLGFAWVPETLIRESLQTSRLAPLPLSAGGVREVPMQLIFRDRDRAGPATHAMAAALCEAVTACCPQVGTSSESNG
- a CDS encoding pirin family protein → MPIDQPLRRITSAIKSQPSQDGDGVKIKRVHDFAGGLDPFLMIDELGSDRPDDYLGGFPNHPHRGIQTLTYVIHGGLTHEDHLGHSSTIEAGDAQWMHTGRGIIHSEMPLTDRHGLQAFQLWLNLAADEKLSEARYRDVRAAEMPHLETDLARLVAIGGAWRLGDRQVVGPLDALAGNGAAAHVMLTPKGELTVEQTSPTLLVYVFKGSLTIAGDDVAQGHLARLGEGETLYLASDEGAEALLLAGHPHHEPIAHYGPFVMNSRAEIEQALNDYREGTFTD
- a CDS encoding peptidoglycan DD-metalloendopeptidase family protein, with protein sequence MLRILHSLPRTHKLLLLPVATMVTVLGTQKIFTSLDNSSVDSVASGSNSVTLDIDASDTVSMELIKDPMAEAVQLASRALDATREHVPIAELIVQDLIDIRPIALAHAENSPPEAFAGEGDSERDTVLASTEALEPPATETEVELSPRAKRLDDDVLHLVLQLANPDAHDADYDLAGGTSYDDFSSDPLLLFDDSEVYFEEELFAKREFVPEWETYTVQQGDTFAVTAQQTLGLGYSEVLRLLENMPDQNVLTRWRAGHNFDYQLNEAGELAALRVMRNARSGYLIERTEGDFEVSSIEKAGEATQRLFAGTVSGSFGRSAEATGLSSSEVAELSKLLEKKLDFRRDTRRGDRFQVLIEADVIDGQNLDSRVLAVQYEGARMDLTVVRNSADNRFYTPDGASLDPAFNRYPFNGSYRQSSSFNLRRKHPVTGRVSPHYGTDFAMPIGTPVNAPADGHIEKVGNHPLAGRFVVIRHDNGYRTRYLHLSQPQVTRGERVSMGEQIALSGNTGRSTGPHLHYEVIVNDNQVDPMRVELPENQSLQGDALAAFKRESERLLATLENGAESGTVIASTGNRNQVPPRQR
- a CDS encoding NCS1 family nucleobase:cation symporter-1 gives rise to the protein MTEKSSRMLNRQGLIELEEGEDVRQSPRFNNDIAPTKASERTWTKWNIAALWVGMSICVPTYTLGGVLTAYFGLSVGEALFAILLANIVVLIPLTLNAFPGTKFGIPFPVVLRSSFGILGSNVPCLIRALVGCGWFGIQTMFGGLALHLLMSAIFPPWQALGGVGEVIGFFLFGAMNLYVVIRGAESIKWLETLAAPLLLAVAVGLMFWAWPHMSMSELLAQPPSRPEGAPVYGYFFAGLTAMVGFWATLSLNIPDFSRFARSQKDQIVGQVIGLPLTMFFFAALGVVMTAASASLVGQTVADPVNLIGLIDNPFWVSIAMILIIVATLSTNTAANIVSPTNDFQNVAPKLINQTRGVLITGAIGVLLMAYDLMQTAGIITAGVSLESMYSNWLLGYSSLLGPIAGIMAVDYFLIKRQQLDVPSLYLDNRAYPAVNPAGFIAFGLPVALTLLSLMTGTMNWFYDYGWFTGSLLGGVTYFIASHLLAQSSGMVAATAIDVEPQP
- a CDS encoding nitrilase-related carbon-nitrogen hydrolase; amino-acid sequence: MQKMKIGLIQMGLKASTDMSPEAIRDAMNEAHLPLIQQAADAGVQVLCFQEVFNQPYFCPSQDAKWYAAAERVPEGPTCQLMQKLAVKHRMVVIVPVYEETETGIYYNTAAVFDADGSYLGKYHKTHIPQVAGFWEKFFFKPGKSEWPVFDTAYGKIGVYICYDRHFPEGWRALALNGAEVIFNPSATVAGLSQYLWELEQPASAAANGCFIAAINRVGSEAPWNIGEFYGSSYIVNPRGKIEAQASDKEDELLIHEIDLDMVREVRNNWQFFRDRRPETYTRLTDGE